A genomic segment from Glycine soja cultivar W05 chromosome 20, ASM419377v2, whole genome shotgun sequence encodes:
- the LOC114402672 gene encoding phytosulfokines 3-like, giving the protein MIHVVIVSWQFFLRMKMSSKVTSATLCLAVLFLFLTFTYAGRLGPASSSITSIKTQHGVLEEEKLDVEETCDGIGEEECLMRRTLVAHTDYIYTQKHKP; this is encoded by the exons ATGATACATGTAGTAATTGTCAGTTGGCAGTTTTTTCTTAGAATGAAAATGTCGTCTAAGGTCACTAGTGCCACCCTTTGCCTAGCAGTCTTATTCCTCTTCTTAACCTTCACATATGCAGGCAGACTTGGCCCTGCATCTTCCTCTATCACTTCAATCAAAACTCAACATGGG GTTTTGGAAGAGGAGAAGTTGGACGTGGAGGAAACTTGTGATGGtattggtgaagaagaatgctTGATGAGAAGAACACTTGTGGCTCACACGGATTATATCTACACGCAGAAGCACAAACCAT